The genome window TCAAAGAATGCACGATGAAGGTGAAGTCAGCTACCTACACAACCATGGTTCGTCCCACGCTCGAATACGCGTCAACAGTGTGGGACCCACATCAGGAAAATGACAAGCAGGCATTAGAAATGGTCCAGAGAAGAGCAGCCAGATACGCCCATAACAACTACTTCGAAAAAACGCCTGGCGTAGTTACCAACATGCTGAACAACCTAGGATGGGAAACTCTGGAAAATAGACGAGAAAACAATCGCCTCATGATGCTGTACAAAATCAAGCACAAGATGGTCGGCATAGATGAAAAGAACTATCTCCATAGCTCCGACGCAAGAACAAGAGGAGATGGGCTGAGGCAGCAACAGGACTTCCATAAAGCCATATGCAACACCTTTTTCCCACGGACTATCTCCAACTGGAACCATC of Littorina saxatilis isolate snail1 unplaced genomic scaffold, US_GU_Lsax_2.0 scaffold_1464, whole genome shotgun sequence contains these proteins:
- the LOC138957922 gene encoding uncharacterized protein produces the protein MKVKSATYTTMVRPTLEYASTVWDPHQENDKQALEMVQRRAARYAHNNYFEKTPGVVTNMLNNLGWETLENRRENNRLMMLYKIKHKMVGIDEKNYLHSSDARTRGDGLRQQQDFHKAICNTFFPRTISNWNHLPTTTTSAPSLESFRSRLRGSSPLQPPVGNP